Proteins encoded within one genomic window of Pseudalkalibacillus sp. SCS-8:
- a CDS encoding DUF421 domain-containing protein, with protein sequence MQLTLELILGFAGLFIVTRLLGKTQISQITPFDFISSLILGELLGNAIYDENVHIFSILYALIVWGLLIFLIEFWTQKKKGVRGLLEGQPVIVIHKGKLVYPALKKSKLDINQLQGLIRQKGYFTIYDVEYAILETNGTVSVLPKSNVDMVKREDMELPEEEVTLPISLILDGEIVYDNLQELGRNEAWLKKKLLEKDIVHVGDVLHAEWQSPDELFITKHTQAKLK encoded by the coding sequence ATGCAATTGACATTGGAGTTGATATTGGGGTTTGCAGGGCTTTTCATCGTAACTCGCCTGCTCGGAAAAACCCAAATCTCGCAAATTACACCCTTTGATTTCATTTCTTCGTTAATTTTGGGAGAATTGCTGGGGAATGCGATTTATGATGAAAATGTACATATTTTTTCGATTCTATATGCACTAATCGTTTGGGGACTACTTATTTTTTTGATTGAGTTCTGGACACAGAAAAAGAAAGGGGTCAGAGGTCTGCTTGAAGGCCAGCCCGTCATTGTCATTCATAAAGGGAAACTGGTATACCCAGCATTGAAGAAAAGTAAGCTTGATATCAATCAGTTACAAGGTTTGATTCGACAGAAGGGGTACTTTACGATTTATGATGTGGAATATGCCATATTAGAAACGAATGGAACAGTCAGTGTATTGCCAAAATCCAATGTTGATATGGTTAAGCGGGAAGACATGGAACTTCCTGAAGAAGAAGTCACCTTACCGATCTCGTTAATTCTAGATGGTGAGATTGTATATGACAATCTACAAGAACTTGGAAGAAATGAGGCATGGTTGAAGAAAAAGCTTTTGGAAAAAGACATCGTTCATGTTGGTGACGTCCTTCATGCTGAGTGGCAATCTCCAGACGAATTATTCATTACGAAGCATACACAAGCTAAATTGAAATAA
- a CDS encoding sulfite exporter TauE/SafE family protein produces the protein MFLLLITIGFIATFIGTLSGSGGLINLPAMLVAGVPIHTAIASNKFSNMISSFSSFYVLLRKKEVQFQSAAKIAPFSLAGGVIGGLIASSLSEKTMLLIGIGLLIFAFLLSFLKKPPKVDDGTERLTKWSYPGLFGIGTYDGMFGPGQATFQMYLFFYQGVSYLRTIAYTRFNTFLSCLGAFVSFYFAGHLDWNIAFPLALGSLIGAQIAVRLAGKFSKSTVKLILRVITILLLLQLMYQMIGGKLS, from the coding sequence ATGTTCCTATTATTAATCACTATTGGTTTCATTGCTACGTTCATCGGAACCTTGTCGGGAAGCGGTGGTTTGATCAACCTGCCTGCCATGCTTGTCGCGGGAGTTCCAATCCACACGGCAATCGCATCAAATAAGTTTTCAAATATGATCAGTTCATTTTCAAGTTTTTATGTATTGTTGAGGAAAAAGGAAGTCCAATTCCAATCTGCTGCCAAAATAGCCCCATTCAGCCTTGCTGGTGGTGTAATCGGTGGATTAATCGCCTCCTCCCTATCTGAAAAGACGATGTTGTTGATTGGAATCGGCCTGTTGATCTTCGCTTTCCTCCTATCGTTCTTGAAAAAACCTCCAAAGGTTGATGATGGGACAGAGCGACTTACCAAATGGTCATACCCAGGTCTCTTCGGCATCGGCACCTATGACGGCATGTTCGGTCCTGGGCAAGCGACCTTTCAGATGTATCTGTTCTTTTACCAGGGTGTTTCATATCTCAGAACGATAGCCTATACCCGGTTCAATACCTTCTTAAGCTGTTTAGGAGCATTTGTCAGCTTTTATTTTGCAGGACACTTGGATTGGAATATTGCGTTCCCTCTAGCTCTCGGTTCATTGATTGGAGCACAGATAGCCGTCAGACTCGCAGGGAAATTTTCAAAGTCTACCGTCAAACTCATTCTGAGAGTTATCACGATTTTACTTTTACTACAATTAATGTATCAAATGATTGGAGGAAAGCTATCATGA
- the corA gene encoding magnesium/cobalt transporter CorA → MSKEKEMEKKKGLPPGSLVYVGDEEASKTKISIIDYLGENLVERKMNHIKDIFPYTDSNSVTWVNIEGLDDISVFKTIRDEYGVHPLLIEDILNTEHRPKINILNDYVVMILKMVWFNKEEVEIEEEQISIIIKDQTIFTIQEREGDVLEPVRKAIRQNLGKIRHMSAGYLVYSILDAIVDQYLIESERISSDIEQIEEDMVMNPDQTVLQQIYYYKNIGMHLRKIVWPVKEIITGLEKTKVIDLNTGFYLKDVSDHIIHVMDTVEMTRTMAANLLDVYFSSVSNKMNEVMKVLTIVSTIFIPLTFVAGIYGMNFMYMPELDEPYAYPVVWGLMIAMTLGMILYFKRKRWF, encoded by the coding sequence ATGAGTAAAGAAAAAGAAATGGAAAAGAAGAAAGGGCTTCCTCCAGGATCCCTTGTCTATGTAGGAGATGAGGAAGCCTCCAAAACAAAAATATCCATAATCGATTACCTTGGTGAGAATTTAGTTGAAAGGAAAATGAATCATATAAAGGATATCTTTCCATACACAGATTCCAATTCCGTTACCTGGGTGAATATCGAAGGTCTGGACGACATCAGCGTATTTAAAACGATTCGAGATGAGTATGGTGTCCATCCATTGTTGATTGAAGACATACTAAACACGGAACATCGACCGAAAATCAATATCTTGAATGATTACGTCGTTATGATATTGAAGATGGTTTGGTTCAATAAGGAAGAGGTCGAGATTGAAGAGGAACAGATCAGCATCATCATTAAAGACCAGACAATTTTCACGATTCAGGAGCGGGAAGGGGATGTACTCGAACCTGTCCGAAAAGCGATTCGCCAAAACCTAGGAAAGATCCGCCATATGTCAGCAGGGTATCTCGTTTATTCGATTCTCGATGCAATCGTCGACCAATATTTGATTGAATCAGAGAGGATCTCTTCAGACATCGAGCAGATTGAGGAAGATATGGTGATGAACCCGGATCAAACGGTCCTTCAGCAAATTTATTATTATAAAAACATCGGGATGCATTTACGGAAGATTGTCTGGCCTGTAAAAGAAATCATTACAGGTCTTGAGAAAACAAAAGTAATCGACTTGAATACAGGATTCTATTTGAAGGATGTTAGTGACCATATCATTCACGTCATGGATACCGTTGAAATGACGAGAACGATGGCTGCGAATTTATTGGATGTTTATTTTTCCAGTGTGAGCAACAAGATGAACGAGGTCATGAAAGTATTGACGATCGTTTCGACGATTTTCATTCCCTTGACATTTGTCGCAGGAATTTACGGTATGAATTTCATGTACATGCCCGAATTGGATGAACCTTATGCCTATCCGGTGGTTTGGGGATTGATGATTGCGATGACGCTTGGCATGATACTTTATTTCAAGAGAAAACGTTGGTTCTGA
- a CDS encoding VOC family protein, with translation MTKIRFERLHHVQVCIPTGEEDTARSFYTGVLGLQEIEKPDALKPNGGLWYEVAGIELHIGTEPHTEQSKRHPAFEISNLEQVKDHLIKEGVKTKEETEIPGMKRFSFFDPFNNRIEFLEKC, from the coding sequence ATGACAAAAATTCGTTTTGAAAGATTGCACCATGTCCAAGTATGTATCCCGACAGGTGAAGAGGATACTGCCCGGAGCTTTTATACGGGTGTTCTAGGTTTGCAGGAAATTGAGAAACCTGACGCGTTAAAACCAAACGGTGGATTATGGTACGAAGTTGCTGGTATTGAACTTCACATCGGTACAGAGCCTCATACCGAACAAAGTAAAAGACACCCTGCTTTTGAAATTTCAAATTTGGAGCAGGTCAAAGATCACCTCATCAAAGAAGGTGTCAAAACCAAAGAAGAAACCGAAATTCCTGGTATGAAGCGATTCTCATTTTTTGATCCGTTCAACAATCGTATTGAGTTCTTAGAAAAATGTTAA
- a CDS encoding MDR family MFS transporter, whose amino-acid sequence MTKEDILTGIKEKSTMRPLVLAAVILAMFMAAIEGTIVSTAMPSIVADLGGFRLYSWVFSAYLLMQAVTILIYGKLSDLFGRKPVFTFGVSMFMIGSFLCGLAETMEALVLFRFIQGLGAGAVMPIATTIVGDMYTMEERAKIQGYLASVWGISAVIGPALGGFIVLYWNWSWVFWLNIPLGILAILGTLLFLHEDVEKKKHNIDYLGAFLIFAAVSSLMFALIQGGVAFPWTSWQIFGLFGFSVISVVFFILQEKRAQEPTMPLSIWQDRSITIANLASLTSGAILFGISSFLPAYVQGVMEESPLVAGFTLTTMSIGWPIASTLAGKLIIKWGFRTVAVGGGIALVIGSVFFMMLDPSKGPIWAGIGSFIIGVGMGLSTTTFIVSIQSAVDWKKRGVATASNMFMRILGSAIGATLLGGVLNNKLHAYLQEKGADLKESLSIDAANILLDEKRREELSRETLAILQEGFNLALDRVYIGVFILAVISFVLIIFLPKKDKTDHET is encoded by the coding sequence ATGACGAAAGAAGATATTCTAACGGGGATTAAAGAAAAATCAACAATGAGACCACTTGTACTCGCAGCAGTCATCCTAGCGATGTTCATGGCTGCGATTGAGGGGACAATCGTATCGACTGCCATGCCGAGTATCGTAGCTGATTTAGGAGGCTTCCGGTTATACAGTTGGGTTTTCTCAGCCTATTTATTGATGCAGGCTGTCACCATCTTGATTTATGGGAAGCTTTCGGATTTGTTCGGCAGAAAGCCGGTTTTTACATTCGGGGTCAGCATGTTCATGATCGGGTCTTTCTTGTGTGGATTGGCTGAAACAATGGAAGCATTGGTCTTATTCCGGTTCATCCAAGGTTTAGGAGCTGGGGCGGTCATGCCTATTGCAACCACGATCGTCGGAGATATGTATACGATGGAAGAACGAGCGAAAATCCAGGGGTATCTTGCTAGTGTATGGGGAATATCAGCCGTTATCGGACCCGCCTTAGGCGGATTCATCGTCCTCTATTGGAACTGGTCATGGGTATTCTGGTTGAACATTCCCCTTGGTATCCTCGCTATATTAGGGACGCTTTTATTCCTTCATGAAGATGTTGAAAAGAAGAAGCATAATATTGATTATCTTGGTGCGTTTTTGATTTTCGCGGCCGTAAGCAGCCTGATGTTCGCATTGATTCAAGGTGGTGTAGCTTTCCCTTGGACCTCTTGGCAGATCTTTGGCTTATTCGGTTTTTCCGTTATAAGCGTCGTATTTTTCATCTTACAGGAAAAGAGAGCCCAGGAACCGACTATGCCCCTTAGCATATGGCAGGATCGATCCATTACGATTGCGAACCTTGCTTCGTTGACCAGTGGAGCGATATTGTTCGGTATATCCTCCTTTCTTCCGGCTTATGTGCAAGGTGTGATGGAGGAATCTCCTCTGGTCGCTGGATTTACGTTGACGACGATGTCCATAGGGTGGCCGATCGCCTCGACTCTAGCCGGAAAATTAATTATAAAATGGGGCTTCCGTACCGTTGCGGTCGGCGGGGGGATTGCACTTGTCATCGGGTCGGTTTTCTTCATGATGCTTGACCCATCAAAAGGTCCGATCTGGGCTGGAATCGGTTCATTCATCATCGGTGTCGGAATGGGGCTCTCGACAACAACCTTCATCGTGTCCATTCAATCTGCCGTTGATTGGAAAAAGCGAGGGGTAGCGACGGCTTCAAATATGTTCATGAGGATCCTAGGTAGTGCGATCGGTGCTACACTACTAGGTGGGGTTCTGAACAATAAGCTTCATGCTTATCTGCAAGAGAAAGGTGCAGATCTTAAGGAATCCTTATCGATTGATGCTGCCAATATCCTTCTTGACGAAAAACGTCGCGAGGAATTGAGCAGGGAGACATTAGCAATTCTGCAGGAAGGATTCAACCTTGCATTAGACCGTGTATATATCGGTGTGTTCATCCTTGCAGTTATTAGCTTCGTCCTTATCATTTTCCTACCGAAAAAAGACAAAACAGATCATGAAACGTAA
- a CDS encoding MBL fold metallo-hydrolase, whose translation MNLIQLNHICYYFNGPVNVGYLNQGEYGVLIDTGIDQQAMKKILRQLNDRSLPLTHLFITHAHTDHYGGAHYLQQQKDIQTIAPMIEEAILQNPILEPIYLFNGNRPLNELRNKFLEAMPIRVDHVVSEGLFLFGSIESEIILLPGHSIYQVGVKVEQILYAADSYFGMEQLEKHRIPFLIDADATLASLEKLLAMNGIGMVPGHGQYEEDPTKTLILNYDHHVKIISSMYEILNTYPLGCSFEVFMQEMCRRWEVKLPNLSVWTLYRTAVSAYLLKGIEDNKIRYEIKDNVLHFISI comes from the coding sequence ATGAATTTGATTCAATTAAATCATATTTGTTATTACTTTAATGGTCCAGTTAATGTCGGGTACTTGAATCAAGGTGAATATGGCGTACTGATTGATACCGGAATCGATCAGCAGGCGATGAAGAAAATTTTGCGACAGCTGAACGATCGTTCATTACCTCTCACTCATCTTTTTATTACGCATGCACATACTGACCATTATGGTGGTGCCCACTATTTACAGCAGCAAAAGGATATTCAAACCATCGCTCCTATGATTGAAGAGGCGATCCTTCAAAACCCTATTTTGGAGCCTATCTATTTATTTAACGGTAACCGTCCATTAAATGAGCTTCGGAACAAATTCCTTGAAGCAATGCCGATTCGCGTCGATCACGTCGTTTCTGAGGGGTTGTTTCTTTTTGGATCGATTGAATCCGAAATTATACTACTACCCGGTCATAGCATTTACCAGGTCGGGGTAAAGGTGGAGCAGATTCTATACGCCGCAGACAGCTATTTTGGGATGGAACAGCTTGAAAAACATCGGATTCCTTTTTTGATTGATGCAGATGCAACGTTAGCATCGCTTGAAAAACTTTTAGCCATGAACGGGATCGGTATGGTTCCAGGTCATGGGCAATATGAAGAAGATCCGACAAAGACACTCATATTGAATTATGATCATCACGTAAAAATCATTTCGAGTATGTATGAAATCCTGAATACGTATCCATTGGGATGTTCCTTCGAGGTATTCATGCAAGAAATGTGCAGAAGGTGGGAGGTCAAGCTTCCGAATTTATCTGTTTGGACACTTTATCGTACAGCGGTTTCTGCTTATCTTTTAAAAGGAATCGAAGATAATAAGATCCGCTATGAAATAAAAGATAATGTTCTCCACTTTATTTCAATTTAG
- a CDS encoding N-acetyldiaminopimelate deacetylase — protein sequence MSRDDLIEIRRSLHRIPELGFQEVKTQRFLLNHIQSLPQENLEVVEWKTGLLVKVHGAKPDKTVGYRADIDGLPIEEETTYEFKSEHPGMMHACGHDFHMTIALGVLSHFASNQPKDNLLFVFQPAEEGPGGALPILESEVFNAFRPDMMVALHIAPDLPVGTIGTKEGLLFANTSELFIDLTGKGGHAAYPHKANDMVVAASNLVSMMQTIVSRNIDPLDSAVVTIGKITGGTKQNIIAEKARIEGTIRTLSPEAMGKVKKRIEALVAGIETGFECEAEIDYGSNYYQVDNEPQLTREFMKFVQDSKYDLIVSDKAMTGEDFGYFLKEIPGFMFWLGVDTPYGLHHSRIEPKEDALEVAVNLLIEYLNYKSN from the coding sequence ATGTCACGCGATGATCTCATCGAAATCCGCCGCTCTCTTCACCGTATACCAGAGCTGGGTTTTCAAGAAGTGAAGACCCAGCGCTTTTTGTTGAATCACATCCAATCGTTACCTCAAGAAAACCTTGAGGTCGTTGAATGGAAGACAGGACTATTGGTGAAGGTGCATGGAGCGAAACCTGATAAAACAGTGGGTTACAGAGCTGATATTGATGGGTTGCCAATTGAAGAGGAGACGACTTACGAATTTAAATCAGAGCATCCAGGCATGATGCATGCTTGTGGCCATGATTTCCACATGACTATCGCCTTAGGTGTGCTTTCCCATTTTGCATCAAATCAACCGAAGGATAACCTGTTGTTCGTATTTCAACCAGCTGAAGAAGGCCCAGGAGGAGCATTGCCGATCTTGGAAAGTGAGGTATTCAATGCCTTCCGTCCTGATATGATGGTTGCCCTGCATATAGCACCGGATCTGCCTGTCGGTACGATTGGGACGAAAGAAGGCTTATTGTTCGCCAACACTTCTGAGCTTTTCATCGACTTGACGGGGAAAGGCGGCCATGCGGCTTATCCGCATAAAGCGAATGATATGGTCGTAGCAGCAAGTAATCTTGTTTCCATGATGCAGACGATCGTTTCAAGGAATATCGACCCGTTGGACTCGGCTGTCGTTACAATCGGTAAAATCACTGGTGGGACGAAGCAGAACATCATTGCTGAGAAAGCTCGGATCGAGGGAACGATCCGGACATTATCACCAGAAGCGATGGGCAAAGTGAAGAAACGGATCGAAGCACTTGTTGCTGGTATTGAAACCGGGTTTGAATGTGAAGCTGAAATCGATTATGGTTCGAACTATTATCAGGTGGATAATGAACCACAATTGACTCGAGAATTCATGAAGTTCGTCCAGGATAGCAAGTATGATCTTATTGTAAGTGATAAGGCGATGACTGGAGAAGATTTCGGTTATTTCTTGAAAGAGATTCCCGGATTCATGTTCTGGTTAGGCGTCGATACACCATACGGCCTTCATCATTCAAGAATAGAGCCGAAGGAAGATGCTCTTGAAGTAGCGGTGAATTTGCTCATTGAGTACCTAAACTATAAATCGAATTAG
- a CDS encoding alpha/beta hydrolase has protein sequence MQQKGKREQQTIHSDILGEEIELHVYLPPSYTPLLRYSVLIAQDGKDYFNMGKIHRSAETLFEDHAIEEFIIVGVPYKDVQDRRRKYHPEGEQQAKYVRFLVNELLPYIEDQYSTLELASARALIGSSLGATVSLVTALEYPRTFGKVALQSPYVDDSVLDRVSAFKDPSLLSIYHVAGKHEDEVETTNGKVKNFIEPNRELNRVFSNKTFDYYYEEFDGDHKWTYWQPDIPKALKFLFSE, from the coding sequence ATGCAGCAAAAAGGAAAACGAGAACAACAAACAATTCATAGCGATATTCTTGGTGAAGAAATTGAACTACACGTTTATTTACCGCCATCCTATACACCGTTATTAAGGTATTCCGTTTTAATTGCCCAGGACGGAAAAGACTATTTCAATATGGGAAAAATCCATCGATCAGCTGAAACATTGTTTGAGGATCACGCAATTGAGGAATTCATCATCGTAGGAGTTCCATATAAAGATGTCCAGGACCGCAGAAGGAAGTATCATCCAGAAGGTGAGCAACAAGCAAAATACGTCAGGTTCCTGGTTAATGAACTTCTTCCGTATATTGAAGATCAATACTCAACCCTTGAACTCGCAAGTGCACGGGCTCTGATCGGCAGCTCACTCGGCGCGACGGTATCCCTGGTAACAGCATTGGAATACCCAAGGACTTTTGGTAAAGTTGCCTTGCAATCCCCTTACGTCGACGATAGTGTGCTTGATCGAGTGTCTGCATTCAAGGACCCTTCACTTCTATCCATCTACCATGTAGCGGGTAAGCATGAAGATGAAGTGGAGACGACAAATGGTAAGGTGAAGAATTTCATCGAACCTAACAGGGAATTGAACCGTGTATTTTCTAATAAAACTTTTGATTATTATTATGAAGAATTTGACGGTGATCATAAGTGGACCTATTGGCAGCCGGATATACCAAAAGCCTTAAAATTCTTGTTCTCTGAGTAA
- a CDS encoding YjcG family protein: protein MKYGIAIFPSKKLQDLVNSYRKRYDPHYALIAPHLTLKDPFDVDDEDELKEMAKHIHEISDNIQPFDLHVYKVGSFHPVNNVIYFKVKEEERLTKLHEQLHQDELYSERPYNFVPHITLAQKLSDEEHHDVLESLKMMDIDHTETVDRFQLLYQLENGSWTVYETFHLGKVR, encoded by the coding sequence ATGAAATACGGTATTGCAATATTTCCATCAAAAAAACTACAAGACCTTGTTAACTCATATCGCAAGCGATACGATCCACATTATGCTTTGATCGCTCCTCACTTGACATTAAAAGATCCTTTCGATGTCGATGATGAAGATGAATTGAAAGAGATGGCAAAACACATACATGAAATCTCGGATAACATACAGCCGTTTGATTTGCATGTGTATAAGGTAGGTTCATTCCACCCTGTCAATAATGTCATCTATTTTAAGGTGAAAGAAGAGGAACGACTTACGAAACTTCATGAGCAGCTCCACCAAGATGAACTATACAGTGAGCGCCCATATAATTTTGTTCCGCACATCACCCTGGCCCAGAAGCTTTCTGATGAAGAGCACCATGATGTCCTTGAATCTTTGAAAATGATGGATATTGATCACACAGAAACTGTTGATCGATTCCAGTTACTGTATCAATTAGAAAATGGCTCATGGACAGTTTATGAAACGTTCCATCTCGGAAAGGTCCGATAA
- a CDS encoding GNAT family N-acetyltransferase — translation MPLVKVVSDDEQLRDAYSVRSKVFIQEQNVPEEEEIDQYEKDSIHFVVYDCNQAIGAARLRLIDDYAKVERVCILKEYRGTGIGKRLMEAIEKAAADQHAQHIKLHSQTHAEIFYNKLGYETKSDIFMDAGIPHVAMEKKVRPI, via the coding sequence GTGCCTCTCGTGAAGGTCGTTTCAGATGATGAACAATTAAGGGACGCCTATTCTGTCCGTTCTAAAGTTTTCATTCAAGAACAGAACGTACCTGAAGAAGAAGAAATTGATCAATATGAAAAGGACAGCATCCATTTTGTCGTATACGATTGCAATCAGGCAATCGGCGCTGCCAGACTGAGACTCATTGATGATTATGCTAAAGTAGAGAGAGTGTGTATCCTGAAGGAGTACAGAGGAACAGGTATCGGTAAACGATTAATGGAGGCAATTGAGAAAGCAGCAGCGGATCAACATGCTCAGCACATTAAACTCCATTCGCAGACCCATGCTGAAATCTTCTACAATAAATTAGGATATGAAACCAAGTCAGACATATTCATGGATGCAGGTATCCCTCATGTTGCAATGGAGAAAAAAGTCAGACCTATTTGA
- a CDS encoding LysR family transcriptional regulator: MQMTEFHVLNILAEELNMRKASERLYVSQPALSQRLQSIEQRWGAKLFIRSQKGLTLTPAGEKVIEFVNQTIQTEEEIRDEVLSMGDVVHGTLKLAVASIIGQYWLPKVLKEYVDRYPNVKISLVTGWSSEVQRQLYRDHFHVGVIRGYPDWKGPKEHLLSDELHLVDTKIRSLGELEETTRPFIQFKSHSTYYQEIQDWWVRQFKSSPKRTIVVDQIETCKQMALNGIGYAILPSISLPKQDPHFHTIPIMNEKKEPLIRDTWIIYSEAAQQLKQVKAFIDLIKEMKENGVT; encoded by the coding sequence ATGCAAATGACGGAATTCCATGTACTGAATATACTCGCAGAAGAACTGAACATGCGGAAAGCTTCGGAAAGGCTTTATGTTTCACAGCCCGCACTTAGCCAGAGGCTTCAATCCATTGAACAGCGTTGGGGCGCGAAGCTGTTCATCCGTTCTCAAAAAGGGTTGACCTTGACACCAGCTGGTGAAAAGGTAATTGAATTTGTCAATCAGACCATACAGACAGAAGAAGAAATCAGAGACGAAGTATTGTCGATGGGAGATGTCGTTCATGGAACATTGAAATTAGCGGTCGCTTCCATCATCGGACAGTATTGGCTCCCGAAGGTATTGAAGGAATATGTCGATCGTTATCCGAATGTCAAGATATCGTTGGTTACGGGATGGAGCAGTGAGGTTCAGCGCCAGCTTTATCGTGATCATTTCCATGTCGGTGTCATCCGAGGATATCCGGATTGGAAAGGTCCAAAAGAACATTTGTTATCGGATGAGCTCCATCTGGTCGATACGAAGATCAGGTCACTTGGAGAGTTGGAGGAAACGACAAGACCGTTCATTCAATTCAAAAGTCACTCCACCTATTATCAGGAAATTCAGGACTGGTGGGTCAGACAATTCAAATCCTCACCGAAACGGACGATCGTCGTCGATCAGATTGAAACGTGCAAGCAAATGGCATTGAATGGGATCGGTTATGCGATACTGCCTTCCATCAGCTTGCCGAAACAGGATCCTCACTTCCATACGATTCCGATCATGAATGAAAAAAAGGAACCGTTGATACGGGATACGTGGATCATTTATAGTGAAGCGGCCCAACAACTGAAGCAGGTGAAAGCCTTCATCGATCTCATAAAAGAAATGAAGGAAAACGGTGTTACTTAA
- a CDS encoding aspartyl-phosphate phosphatase Spo0E family protein, with protein sequence MLSLTIERKRAQMLETAKIYGMSSTETLKCSQELDRLLHLHLSNQLRDRRVELKKIS encoded by the coding sequence ATGTTATCATTGACAATCGAGCGCAAGCGTGCACAAATGTTAGAAACCGCTAAAATATACGGCATGTCATCGACAGAAACATTGAAATGCAGTCAAGAATTAGACCGTCTTCTGCATCTTCATCTCTCAAATCAGCTTCGTGATCGAAGGGTTGAACTTAAAAAGATTTCTTAG
- the dapD gene encoding 2,3,4,5-tetrahydropyridine-2,6-dicarboxylate N-acetyltransferase — protein MKMMDANEIISFIQNSEKSTPVKVHIKGDIEGIDFGSNTKAFITGNTGVLFGEWKEIKNAIEENEASIEDYVVENDRRNSAIPLLDLKGVQARIEPGAVIRDQVEIGKNAVIMMGAMINIGSVVGEGTMIDMNVVLGGRATVGKNCHIGAGSVLAGVIEPPSAKPVVVEDGVVVGANAVILEGVTVGEGSVVAAGAVVTEDVPPMSVVAGTPARVIKKIDEKTKGKTEIKQELRQLKED, from the coding sequence ATGAAAATGATGGATGCAAACGAGATCATCTCGTTTATTCAAAATAGTGAAAAGTCTACACCTGTAAAGGTACATATTAAAGGGGATATTGAAGGAATCGATTTCGGTTCGAACACGAAAGCCTTCATTACTGGGAACACTGGTGTCCTTTTTGGTGAATGGAAGGAAATCAAAAACGCAATCGAAGAAAACGAAGCTTCAATTGAAGATTATGTCGTAGAGAACGATCGCCGAAACTCTGCGATTCCTTTGCTGGACCTGAAAGGTGTACAAGCCCGAATTGAGCCTGGCGCGGTCATTCGTGACCAAGTTGAAATCGGCAAGAATGCAGTAATCATGATGGGCGCAATGATTAATATCGGATCCGTCGTTGGTGAAGGTACAATGATCGATATGAACGTGGTATTGGGCGGTCGTGCAACTGTAGGAAAGAATTGTCACATCGGTGCTGGGTCCGTGTTGGCAGGGGTCATTGAACCTCCTTCTGCAAAGCCTGTTGTTGTTGAAGATGGGGTTGTAGTTGGTGCAAATGCTGTCATTCTTGAAGGTGTGACAGTTGGTGAAGGTTCTGTTGTCGCTGCAGGAGCGGTCGTAACAGAAGATGTCCCTCCAATGTCTGTCGTAGCTGGAACACCAGCAAGGGTCATCAAGAAAATTGATGAGAAGACGAAAGGGAAAACAGAAATCAAGCAAGAATTACGCCAGTTGAAAGAAGATTAA
- a CDS encoding phosphatidylglycerophosphatase A, whose product MKKRIHSKEVKAATMELLKERGIRIIDVAEIVYEMQIPYAPTLKMEDCIESVEAVLEKREIQHALLVGIELDKLAEQNKLSEPLQSIVETDEGLFGIDETIAMGAVLGYGSIAITTFGHLDKQKIGIIEKLDTKKGNGVHTFLDDLIASLAANASSRLAHRIRDREENLKEEEIRKRDEEERIG is encoded by the coding sequence ATGAAGAAACGTATACACAGTAAAGAAGTGAAGGCGGCAACAATGGAGCTCCTGAAAGAACGTGGAATCCGCATCATTGATGTTGCTGAAATCGTCTACGAAATGCAGATTCCTTATGCCCCGACATTAAAAATGGAAGACTGTATTGAGAGTGTTGAAGCCGTACTGGAAAAAAGAGAGATCCAACACGCCTTGCTAGTAGGAATTGAGTTAGATAAATTGGCTGAACAAAACAAATTGTCAGAACCGCTCCAATCCATCGTCGAAACAGACGAGGGTCTGTTCGGCATCGATGAAACCATCGCGATGGGAGCTGTTTTAGGATACGGAAGTATCGCCATCACAACCTTCGGCCATCTTGATAAACAAAAGATCGGTATTATTGAAAAATTAGATACGAAGAAAGGGAATGGGGTTCATACATTCCTGGATGATCTGATTGCAAGCCTTGCTGCAAATGCTTCCAGCAGACTGGCTCACCGCATCCGTGACAGAGAAGAAAACCTGAAAGAAGAAGAAATTCGAAAAAGAGATGAAGAAGAACGAATTGGGTAA